The Kozakia baliensis genome includes a region encoding these proteins:
- the pheS gene encoding phenylalanine--tRNA ligase subunit alpha, with protein MGDDLEALKSETLAALAQAQDHAAWDAVRVGTLGKSGRLTKLLKELGRMSPEERRERGQALNRLRDELGGLIDARGQEIVDAVLRARLEKERVDVTMPAPISELGLLHPIGRTVEEMTAIFGAMGFSFAEGPDIESQWHNFSALNTPDHHPARTEHDTFYLPPGQDGQVERVLRTQTSGVQIRTMLTQEPPIRIIAPGRTYRADHDATHSPMFHQCEGLVIDKNITLGHLKGCLIEFLRVFFDKPHLPVRFRASYFPFTEPSMEVDIGWSRQTGEIGEGGDWLEVLGSGMVHPRVLANCGLDPAVWQGFAFGMGVERLTMLKNGIPDLRSFYESDLRWLRHYGFSSLSSVSLAEGV; from the coding sequence ATGGGCGACGATCTCGAAGCGCTGAAAAGCGAAACTCTGGCAGCCTTGGCGCAAGCGCAAGATCACGCCGCATGGGACGCCGTGCGCGTCGGCACTCTGGGCAAGTCCGGTCGTCTGACCAAACTGCTCAAGGAACTGGGCCGCATGAGCCCGGAAGAACGCCGAGAACGCGGACAAGCCCTCAATCGCCTGCGTGACGAACTCGGTGGATTGATTGATGCGCGCGGGCAGGAAATTGTCGATGCCGTTCTGCGGGCGCGCCTGGAAAAAGAGCGCGTGGACGTCACCATGCCTGCGCCGATTTCAGAGTTGGGCCTGCTGCATCCGATCGGCCGCACGGTCGAGGAAATGACGGCTATCTTCGGCGCGATGGGCTTTTCCTTCGCCGAAGGGCCGGACATCGAAAGTCAGTGGCATAATTTCTCGGCGCTTAACACGCCCGATCATCACCCCGCCCGTACCGAGCACGATACGTTCTATCTTCCCCCCGGTCAGGATGGCCAAGTAGAGCGCGTACTGCGCACTCAGACCTCCGGCGTGCAGATTCGCACCATGCTCACCCAAGAGCCGCCGATTCGCATTATCGCGCCGGGCCGCACCTATCGCGCGGATCATGACGCCACCCATTCGCCGATGTTCCACCAATGCGAAGGGCTGGTGATCGATAAAAACATCACTCTCGGCCACCTCAAAGGCTGCCTCATCGAATTCTTGCGCGTTTTTTTCGACAAGCCGCATCTCCCGGTACGTTTCCGCGCTTCCTATTTCCCCTTCACCGAGCCCTCCATGGAAGTTGATATCGGCTGGTCCCGCCAAACCGGCGAGATCGGGGAAGGGGGCGATTGGCTCGAAGTCTTGGGGTCTGGCATGGTCCATCCGCGCGTTTTGGCCAATTGCGGGCTTGATCCTGCCGTATGGCAGGGTTTCGCGTTCGGCATGGGCGTGGAGCGTCTGACGATGCTCAAGAACGGCATCCCGGATTTGCGCTCCTTCTACGAAAGCGATCTGCGGTGGCTGCGCCATTACGGATTCTCATCATTATCCTCGGTTAGCCTGGCGGAAGGGGTCTGA
- the rplT gene encoding 50S ribosomal protein L20: protein MARVKRGVTTHARHKKVLDQSKGYRGRSSTNYRIAIERLEKALRYAYRDRRNKKRDFRALWIQRINAAVREHGLTYSKFINGLAKAGIEIDRKVLAAIAFDDAAAFGEIVKLAQQALEQPAKA, encoded by the coding sequence ATGGCACGTGTTAAGCGGGGCGTAACGACGCACGCCCGTCATAAGAAAGTTCTGGACCAGTCCAAAGGCTATCGCGGCCGGTCCTCCACAAACTATCGCATCGCGATCGAGCGCCTCGAAAAGGCTCTGCGTTATGCGTATCGCGACCGTCGCAACAAGAAGCGCGATTTCCGTGCTCTGTGGATTCAGCGTATCAACGCCGCCGTGCGTGAACATGGCCTGACCTACAGCAAGTTCATCAACGGTTTGGCGAAAGCGGGTATCGAAATCGACCGTAAGGTCCTCGCCGCCATCGCATTCGACGATGCCGCTGCTTTCGGCGAAATCGTCAAACTGGCGCAGCAGGCGCTGGAACAGCCGGCGAAGGCTTGA
- the rpmI gene encoding 50S ribosomal protein L35 — MPKMKTKSSVKKRFKITATGKVTCGPGNKRHGLINRPQKMKRTNRGPQTMTDMDAKTVKQWAPYGLA, encoded by the coding sequence ATGCCCAAGATGAAGACGAAATCTTCGGTCAAAAAGCGGTTCAAGATCACCGCGACCGGTAAGGTGACTTGCGGCCCCGGCAACAAGCGCCACGGCCTGATCAACCGTCCGCAAAAAATGAAGCGCACCAATCGCGGTCCGCAGACCATGACGGACATGGATGCGAAGACAGTGAAGCAGTGGGCCCCCTACGGGCTGGCGTAA
- a CDS encoding glucose/quinate/shikimate family membrane-bound PQQ-dependent dehydrogenase encodes MSTIIRSRPWVVLTALIFALCGVYLAVGGAWLLTYGDTPYYLICGLALLGVSFLVWRGNQAALWLYTAVILGSLIWAIGEVGIDFWSLVPRGDIIVVLGIWLLLPFVTRQIPAGRAATLPLAASVALAIVVVMVAFVQDPSDKVGNLPTDKVADAGADAAQVPDGDWHAYGRTQFGDRFSPLKQINSDNVHKLQTAWTQRTGDLKGPNDPGEATNEATPVAVNGTLYFCSLHQKLFAVDGATGKTKWVFDPHLYINPGFQHLTCRGVTYHESDASAVTSDGTPAPDECHHRLFLPVNDGRMFAVDADSGKVCPSFGNNGEIDLRTPHMPYTKVGDYEPTSPPVVTDKMMIISGAVTDNGSVKEPSGVTRAFDLFTGKLVWVFDPSNPDPNQMPGPDHKYVPNSPNSWITSSYDANLGLIYIPTGVQTPDEWGGNRTADAERYASGVLALHADTGKLAWFYQTVHHDLWDMDLPSQMSLVDIKQQDGTVVPAIYAPAKTGNIFVLDRRDGHLIVPAPEQATPQGAAPGDHVSPTQPFSALSLRPKELLTGKDTWGGTVFDQLICRIAFHQLDYRGTFTPPSEKGTLVYPGNLGMFEWGGLAVDPQRQIAIANPIALPFVSQLVPRGPHNPLWPAQNEVLSPGGEAGIQHNYGAPYAVVLNPFLNPLTTRLGFPIPCKRPPWGYMAGIDLRTNKVIWQHRNGTLRDSLYNSALPIPLPPLKAGVPSLGGPLTTAGNVAFLTSTLDFYIRAYDVTNGKTLWQDRLPAGGQSTPMTYTANGKQYVVTYAGGHGSFGTKMGDYLVAYALPDQH; translated from the coding sequence ATGAGCACGATCATTCGGTCACGACCCTGGGTCGTTTTGACCGCCTTGATATTCGCCCTATGCGGCGTTTATCTCGCGGTTGGCGGGGCTTGGCTTCTCACCTATGGCGACACGCCTTACTATCTTATCTGCGGCCTTGCGCTGCTGGGCGTCTCTTTTCTTGTCTGGCGCGGAAATCAGGCGGCATTATGGCTTTATACCGCCGTTATCCTTGGCTCTCTGATTTGGGCCATCGGTGAAGTCGGTATCGATTTCTGGTCCTTGGTGCCGCGTGGCGACATTATCGTCGTTCTCGGCATTTGGTTGCTGCTTCCTTTCGTCACCCGCCAAATTCCAGCTGGTCGCGCCGCAACGCTTCCCCTCGCCGCCAGCGTGGCTTTGGCGATCGTGGTGGTGATGGTCGCTTTCGTGCAAGACCCGAGCGACAAGGTAGGCAACCTGCCGACCGATAAGGTGGCCGATGCCGGGGCGGATGCCGCGCAAGTGCCGGATGGCGATTGGCACGCTTACGGACGCACGCAGTTCGGCGACCGTTTCTCCCCGCTGAAACAGATCAATTCGGACAACGTGCATAAGCTTCAAACGGCTTGGACGCAGCGCACCGGCGATCTGAAGGGGCCGAACGATCCGGGCGAAGCTACCAACGAAGCGACGCCGGTAGCTGTGAACGGCACGCTCTATTTCTGCTCGCTGCACCAGAAGCTGTTCGCCGTCGATGGCGCGACGGGCAAGACGAAATGGGTGTTCGATCCGCACCTTTATATCAACCCAGGTTTCCAGCATCTGACGTGCCGTGGCGTGACCTACCATGAATCCGATGCTTCGGCCGTGACCAGCGACGGCACGCCGGCTCCGGACGAGTGCCATCACCGCCTGTTCCTGCCGGTCAATGACGGACGTATGTTCGCGGTGGATGCAGATAGCGGCAAGGTGTGCCCGAGCTTCGGCAATAATGGCGAGATTGATCTGCGCACGCCGCACATGCCTTATACGAAGGTGGGCGATTACGAGCCGACTTCGCCGCCGGTCGTGACCGATAAGATGATGATCATCTCCGGCGCCGTGACGGATAACGGTTCGGTCAAAGAGCCGTCCGGCGTGACGCGCGCTTTCGATCTGTTCACCGGCAAGTTGGTTTGGGTGTTCGACCCCTCCAATCCCGATCCGAACCAGATGCCGGGACCGGACCACAAATACGTTCCGAATTCACCCAATTCCTGGATTACCTCTTCCTACGACGCCAATCTGGGGCTGATCTACATTCCGACTGGCGTGCAGACGCCTGACGAATGGGGCGGCAACCGCACGGCGGATGCGGAACGCTATGCTTCCGGTGTCCTGGCGTTGCATGCCGATACCGGTAAGCTGGCCTGGTTCTATCAAACGGTTCATCATGATCTGTGGGACATGGATCTGCCTTCGCAGATGAGCCTAGTGGACATCAAACAGCAGGACGGCACGGTCGTTCCGGCAATCTACGCACCAGCCAAGACAGGCAATATCTTCGTGCTGGATCGTCGTGACGGGCATTTGATCGTTCCGGCTCCGGAGCAGGCGACGCCGCAGGGCGCGGCTCCTGGCGACCATGTCAGCCCGACTCAGCCTTTCTCGGCGTTGTCCTTGCGTCCGAAGGAATTGCTGACGGGTAAAGATACATGGGGCGGCACGGTTTTCGATCAGTTGATCTGCCGCATCGCTTTCCATCAGCTCGATTATCGCGGCACGTTCACGCCGCCTTCGGAAAAAGGCACGCTCGTCTATCCTGGCAATCTGGGCATGTTCGAGTGGGGGGGCTTGGCCGTCGATCCGCAGCGCCAGATCGCCATCGCCAACCCGATCGCCCTGCCCTTCGTTTCCCAGCTTGTGCCGCGCGGTCCGCATAATCCGCTCTGGCCGGCGCAGAACGAAGTGCTTTCGCCGGGTGGTGAGGCAGGCATTCAGCACAATTACGGCGCGCCTTATGCCGTGGTGTTGAATCCGTTCCTAAACCCGCTCACCACGCGTCTCGGCTTCCCGATTCCGTGTAAGCGTCCGCCGTGGGGCTACATGGCCGGGATCGATCTGCGCACCAACAAGGTGATCTGGCAGCACCGCAACGGCACGCTGCGGGATAGCCTCTACAACAGCGCGCTGCCGATTCCGCTACCGCCGCTGAAGGCTGGCGTGCCGAGCCTGGGCGGACCGCTGACAACAGCGGGGAACGTGGCGTTCCTCACATCGACGCTGGATTTCTACATCCGCGCCTATGACGTCACGAACGGCAAGACGCTGTGGCAGGATCGCCTCCCTGCAGGCGGGCAGTCCACCCCGATGACCTATACGGCGAACGGCAAGCAATATGTCGTCACCTATGCAGGTGGTCATGGCTCATTCGGCACGAAGATGGGCGACTATCTGGTGGCCTATGCGCTGCCGGATCAGCATTGA